A genome region from Arachis duranensis cultivar V14167 chromosome 8, aradu.V14167.gnm2.J7QH, whole genome shotgun sequence includes the following:
- the LOC107461872 gene encoding fatty acyl-CoA reductase 3: MPLDYSYSTTLLHYHKHYISQTTLVNFLTLLIIYTLSFYFSSMEVGSVLQFLQDKTILVVGATGFLAKIFLEKVLRVQPNIKKVFLLLRATDAKSATHRLNNEILGTDLFNLLKEKLGTNFNSFISEKLTVFPGDICYEDLGLKDSILKEEICNQVDVIVNLAATTNFDERYDIALDLNVFGAKHVINFAKQCIKLKVLVHVSTAYVCGERGGLILENPYHFKDVPGLDIDAEKKIVRDKLDHLQKQGATHNEIKMAMKDLGITRAKVYGWPNTYVFTKAIAEMLVEQMKETMPVVILRPAIVTSTFKEPFSGWVEGVRTIDSLGVAYGKGKLTCFLGNINGVVDVIPGDMVVNAILVAMVAHAHHPSDAIYHVGSSVRNPVRYSNLQDYGLRYFTAKPWINKDGTPVKVGKVTVFTNMASFRRYMFIHYLFWLKGLELANSAFCKYFQGTYQELNRKIQIVMRLVELYRPYLFFNGIFDDMNTEKLRVAATEGGVETDLFYFDPKVINWDDYFMNTHLPGIVKYIFK; the protein is encoded by the exons ATGCCACTAGATTATAGCTACTCCACTACTCTACTTCACTATCACAAGCACTATATTAGCCAAACCACTTTGGTTAATTTCCTTACCCTTCTCATCATATATACCCtaagcttttatttttcttcaatgGAGGTTGGAAGTGTGCTCCAGTTTCTTCAGGACAAGACCATTTTGGTTGTTGGAGCCACAGGATTTCTAGCCAAAA TTTTTTTGGAGAAGGTGTTGAGGGTTCAACCAAATATTAAGAAGGTTTTTCTTCTCTTAAGAGCCACAGATGCCAAATCTGCCACTCATCGCTTGAACAATGAG ATCTTAGGGACAGACTTGTTTAATTTGCTAAAAGAAAAGTTAGGTACAAATTTTAATTCCTTTATATCTGAAAAGTTGACTGTGTTTCCTGGGGACATTTGTTATGAGGACTTGGGTTTGAAGGATTCAATCCTAAAGGAAGAGATTTGCAACCAAGTTGATGTTATTGTTAACTTGGCTGCAACCACTAATTTTGATGAAAG ATATGACATAGCGTTGGATCTAAATGTCTTTGGAGCTAAGCATGTTATTAACTTCGCTAAACAATGTATTAAGTTAAAAGTACTAGTCCACGTATCAACAG CTTATGTGTGTGGTGAGAGAGGTGGGCTCATATTAGAGAACCCATATCACTTCAAAGATGTACCTGGATTAGACATCGATGCTGAAAAGAAAATTGTGCGTGACAAGTTAGATCACCTACAAAAACAAGGAGCAACtcataatgaaattaaaatggccATGAAAGACTTGGGTATTACCAG GGCAAAGGTGTATGGTTGGCCAAATACATACGTATTTACAAAAGCAATAGCAGAGATGCTTGTGGAACAAATGAAAGAAACTATGCCCGTTGTTATTTTGCGTCCTGCAATTGTTACAAGTACATTCAAAGAACCTTTTTCTGGTTGGGTGGAAGGTGTAAG AACAATAGATAGTTTAGGTGTTGCTTACGGGAAAGGAAAACTAACATGCTTCCTTGGAAACATCAATGGAGTTGTGGATGTG ATACCAGGAGACATGGTGGTGAATGCAATACTAGTGGCTATGGTGGCCCATGCACATCATCCAAGTGATGCTATATATCATGTGGGTTCCTCTGTTAGAAACCCTGTTAGATACAGTAATCTCCAAGACTATGGATTAAGGTATTTCACTGCAAAACCTTGGATAAACAAAGATGGAACACCTGTTAAGGTTGGCAAAGTTACTGTCTTCACCAACATGGCTAGCTTCCGCAGATATATGTTCATTCACTACCTCTTTTGGTTAAAG GGACTTGAACTGGCCAATTCAGCATTTTGCAAGTACTTTCAGGGAACATATCAAGAGCTGAATAGGAAGATCCAAATTGTGATGCGGTTGGTGGAGCTTTATAGGCCTTATTTGTTCTTCAATGGCAT ATTTGATGATATGAACACAGAGAAGCTGCGAGTGGCAGCAACAGAAGGAGGGGTAGAGACAGATTTGTTTTACTTCGATCCTAAAGTGATCAATTGGGATGATTACTTTATGAACACTCATCTCCCAGGCATCGTCAAGTACATTTTCAAGTGA
- the LOC107461778 gene encoding pentatricopeptide repeat-containing protein At2g27610 — MAICRYVLIPNASTISCVLKVCTNSFHGSVGLLNHVSVGTSLDDMYMKNEVVSDVKRVFYEMGHQNVLSWTSLLAGYSQNCQMQCEGYWPNQYTISTMIAALANEGEISTGIQVHAMVIKHGFETVTHVCNSLINMYSKSRMFNDAKAIFDDLENKDSVSWNSIIGGHVTNGHDSEALETFNQMQLAGAKPTCLTFATVIKLCASIRKLGLVRMLHCRVLKSGFFAHQNVTTALMVALSKCKEMDDAFSIFSLNQGVRDVVSWTAMVTGYLQNDRVDRAIDLFSRMRKEGVKPNHFTYSAILTVQHIAFVSQIHAEVIKTNYENSSSVGTALLDAFVKMGSTNDARKVFDRIEAKDIIAWSAILVGYTQTGETADAVKIFLQLTREGIKPNEYTFSSIINACAAPMASVEQGKQFHACAIKMRLNNALCVSSALVTMYAKRGNIESAHEVFKRQQERDLVSWNSMISGYAQHGQANKALEVFIKMQKQNMEMDVVTFVGVISACAHAGLVDKGEKYFNIMINDHHISPTVEHYSCMIDLYSRAGRLEKAIDIINGMPFTPGATIWRTLLAAARVHRNIELGKLAAENLVSLQPQHSAAYVLLSNMYAEAGNWREKANVRRLMDRRKVKKEPGYSWIEVKNKTYSFLAGDTSHPMSDNIYAKLSELIIRLRDAGYQPDTNYVFHDIEDEQKETVLSHHSERLAIAFGLIATNPGIPLQIVKNLRVCVDCHNFIKLVSLIEQRYIVVRDSNRFHHFKDGVCTCGDYW, encoded by the coding sequence ATGGCCATTTGTCGTTATGTTTTGATCCCTAATGCTTCCACCATCTCTTGTGTTCTCAAAGTTTGCACCAACTCCTTCCATGGCAGTGTTGGACTTTTAAACCATGTTAGTGTCGGAACTTCTCTAGATGATATGTACATGAAAAATGAGGTTGTTAGTGATGTGAAGAGAGTTTTTTACGAAATGGGCCACCAGAATGTGTTGTCATGGACTTCCTTGCTTGCCGGATATTCGCAGAATTGTCAAATGCAATGTGAGGGGTATTGGCCTAATCAGTATACAATTTCTACCATGATTGCTGCCTTGGCCAATGAAGGTGAGATTAGCACAGGAATTCAAGTTCATGCCATGGTTATAAAGCATGGTTTTGAGACAGTGACGCATGTGTGTAATTCTCTTATTAATATGTATTCAAAGTCAAGGATGTTTAATGATGCTAAAGCTATCTTTGATGATTTGGAGAATAAGGATTCAGTTTCTTGGAATAGTATTATTGGAGGACATGTGACAAATGGACATGATTCAGAAGCATTGGAAACTTTTAATCAAATGCAACTTGCAGGGGCTAAGCCTACTTGCTTGACATTTGCAACTGTTATCAAGTTATGTGCTAGCATTAGAAAATTGGGATTAGTAAGAATGCTGCATTGTAGGGTTCTAAAGAGTGGGTTTTTTGCTCACCAAAACGTCACAACTGCACTGATGGTTGCATTGAGCAAGTGCAAGGAGATGGATGATGCCTTtagtattttttctttgaacCAAGGAGTTCGAGATGTGGTATCATGGACTGCTATGGTTACTGGGTACTTGCAGAATGATCGAGTTGATCGGGCTATAGATTTGTTCTCTCGCATGAGGAAGGAAGGTGTTAAACCAAATCATTTCACGTATTCTGCCATCCTTACCGTGCAACATATTGCTTTTGTTTCTCAAATACATGCAGAAGTTATCAAAACCAATTACGAGAATTCATCTTCAGTAGGTACTGCTCTTTTAGATGCTTTTGTTAAGATGGGAAGTACTAATGATGCTAGAAAAGTTTTTGATCGAATTGAAGCGAAGGACATAATAGCATGGTCAGCCATTTTAGTGGGGTATACACAAACAGGAgaaactgcagatgctgtcaaaATCTTCCTCCAATTGACGAGGGAGGGGATTAAACCAAATGAGTATACCTTTTCTAGCATCATTAATGCCTGTGCTGCTCCAATGGCCTCAGTAGAACAAGGAAAACAATTCCACGCTTGTGCAATTAAAATGAGATTAAATAATGCTTTGTGTGTAAGTAGTGCTCTTGTTACCATGTATGCAAAGAGAGGCAATATTGAGAGTGCACATGAGGTTTTCAAAAGACAACAGGAGAGGGACTTGGTTTCATGGAACTCGATGATATCGGGATATGCGCAACATGGTCAGGCCAATAAAGCTTTAGAGGTATTCATCAAGATGCAAAAACAAAACATGGAAATGGATGTTGTAACATTTGTTGGCGTCATTTCCGCCTGCGCCCACGCCGGTCTAGTGGACAAGGGTGAAAAGTATTTCAACATAATGATTAATGATCACCACATTAGTCCAACAGTGGAGCACTATTCTTGCATGATTGATCTATATAGCCGTGCAGGGAGGTTGGAGAAAGCCATTGATATCATAAATGGAATGCCATTTACCCCAGGTGCAACCATTTGGCGTACTCTTTTGGCAGCTGCTAGAGTACACCGCAATATAGAGCTAGGAAAACTTGCAGCTGAAAATCTTGTTTCACTTCAGCCGCAACACTCAGCAGCTTATGTTCTGCTATCCAATATGTATGCTGAAGCAGGAAACTGGCGAGAAAAAGCTAATGTGAGGAGGCTAATGGACAGGAGAAAAGTGAAGAAAGAACCTGGTTATAGCTGGATTGAGGTGAAAAACAAAACCTATTCATTCTTGGCTGGTGACACATCACATCCTATGTCAGACAACATTTACGCTAAACTTTCAGAGTTGATTATCCGTTTGAGGGATGCAGGTTATCAGCCTGATACAAACTATGTGTTCCACGATATTGAAGATGAACAAAAAGAAACTGTTCTTTCTCACCATAGTGAAAGGTTGGCAATTGCCTTTGGGTTAATAGCTACAAATCCGGGAATTCCACTCCAGATTGTGAAGAACCTTAGGGTCTGTGTAGATTGTCACAACTTCATTAAGTTAGTATCACTCATTGAACAGAGATATATTGTTGTCAGGGACTCAAATCGGTTTCACCATTTCAAAGATGGTGTGTGCACATGTGGGGACTACTGGtga